Proteins encoded in a region of the Candidatus Omnitrophota bacterium genome:
- a CDS encoding type II secretion system protein GspG — MRNRRKNRHAFTLVELLVVVAIITMLAGMVSAAAMSARRRAAVTKAKSLIATLETAIAMYESDTGKYPESGMAQLITELQGPSGARGWDGPYMRFKQDDLEGGVLIDSWGEPIEYSAPGGADHDHQHYFDLRSKGLDREAGSADDLVNW; from the coding sequence ATGAGAAACCGCCGAAAAAATCGACACGCCTTTACTCTCGTAGAATTACTGGTCGTTGTCGCGATTATCACAATGTTGGCCGGGATGGTTTCAGCCGCGGCCATGAGTGCCCGCCGCCGCGCGGCCGTGACCAAGGCCAAATCCTTAATTGCCACACTGGAGACTGCCATTGCCATGTATGAAAGCGATACGGGCAAGTATCCTGAGAGCGGCATGGCCCAGCTGATTACTGAGCTGCAGGGGCCCTCCGGGGCGCGGGGATGGGATGGCCCGTACATGCGCTTTAAGCAGGATGACCTGGAGGGCGGGGTCTTGATTGATTCCTGGGGGGAACCCATCGAGTACAGCGCGCCCGGGGGAGCGGATCACGACCACCAGCACTATTTTGATCTGCGGTCAAAGGGCCTCGACAGGGAGGCCGGGAGTGCGGACGATCTGGTCAACTGGTAA